From the genome of Bacteroidota bacterium, one region includes:
- a CDS encoding efflux RND transporter periplasmic adaptor subunit, with the protein MRKTLMFMGLCALLCYTSCKTKDEVKEEETKFIVTSVLKKDTLTTREYVCQIHAIQHIELRALERGYLQKIYVDEGQFVKEGQMMFQIMPALYQAEQQKAQAEANFAEIEYLNTKALADSNVVSKNELAMAKAKYDEAKAKLLLASVHLGFTEIRAPFSGIMDRFHVRQGSLLEEGDLLTILSDNSKMWVYFNVPEAEYLDYKSHLTKDSLFKVNLLMANQQKFEFTGVVETIEADFNNETGNIAFRATFPNPKALLRHGQTGNILMTAPMRNALLIPQKATFEILEKRYVFVVDKDNVVRQREITVSAEMPDIYVVKSGLKENERILLEGIRKVKDKDKITCEYEEPNKVFQHLKVYVE; encoded by the coding sequence ATGAGAAAAACTCTCATGTTTATGGGCTTGTGCGCATTGTTGTGCTATACAAGCTGCAAAACAAAAGACGAAGTAAAAGAAGAGGAAACTAAGTTTATTGTAACCAGTGTATTGAAAAAAGATACGCTTACTACCAGAGAGTACGTGTGCCAAATCCATGCTATTCAACACATTGAATTAAGAGCCCTTGAAAGAGGTTACCTGCAAAAAATTTATGTTGACGAAGGACAGTTTGTAAAAGAAGGGCAAATGATGTTTCAGATTATGCCCGCTCTTTACCAAGCTGAACAGCAAAAGGCGCAAGCCGAAGCCAACTTTGCTGAAATTGAATACCTGAATACCAAGGCATTGGCCGATAGTAATGTGGTATCTAAAAACGAATTGGCAATGGCAAAAGCCAAGTACGATGAGGCAAAAGCTAAACTATTGCTGGCAAGTGTGCATTTAGGATTTACTGAAATACGTGCTCCCTTTAGCGGTATTATGGACCGATTTCATGTGAGGCAGGGTAGCCTTTTAGAGGAGGGGGATTTGCTTACTATTCTTTCTGATAACAGTAAAATGTGGGTGTATTTTAATGTGCCCGAGGCCGAATATTTGGACTACAAAAGCCATTTGACAAAAGATAGTTTGTTTAAAGTGAACCTGTTGATGGCTAACCAACAAAAGTTTGAATTTACAGGGGTGGTTGAAACGATTGAAGCTGATTTTAATAACGAAACCGGAAATATTGCATTTAGGGCCACATTCCCCAACCCCAAAGCCCTGCTTAGGCATGGACAAACGGGCAATATATTAATGACTGCCCCCATGAGAAATGCCTTATTAATTCCTCAAAAAGCTACGTTCGAAATTCTTGAAAAACGCTACGTGTTTGTAGTAGATAAAGACAATGTGGTGAGGCAACGCGAAATAACCGTTAGTGCTGAAATGCCCGACATTTATGTGGTGAAAAGCGGTTTAAAAGAAAACGAAAGAATACTGCTGGAAGGCATACGGAAGGTAAAGGATAAAGATAAAATTACCTGCGAGTATGAAGAGCCAAACAAGGTGTTCCAACACTTGAAAGTATATGTTGAGTAG
- a CDS encoding efflux RND transporter permease subunit produces the protein MFNKFIHRPVLAIVISLVIIFLGTLAIETLPTSQFPEVAPPVVMVSASYPGASAKSLTESVIIPLEQAINGAWGMRYMASDATSAGEANIQVIFNPGTDINQALVQVSNRVEQVRNRLPDLVQREGVVITPVIPSMLMYVNLYSKDTSANMKFLFNYAGVNMVPELQRINGIGQVRILGSRQYAMRVWLNPDRMRAYNISPDEVMEALADQSIIGKPGRIGRGDGSRAEALEYVLAYSDRFNDPKQYENVIVKANPEGEILRLKDIATVNLGSEYYDIYSNMNGHPSAAIVLKQTYGSNASEVIKEVKAKLEELKGSFPPGMEYEVSYDVSNFLDASIENVIHTLRDAFILVALVVFIFLGDWRSTLIPTLAVPISLVGAFFFVQLFGLTINMITLFALVLAIGIVVDDAIVVVEAVHAKMEEEPHLSPYNAVKKVLGEISGAVIAITLLMVSVFVPVSFMTGPVGTFYRQFSITMASSIVLSGIVALTVTPVLCAMILRNTHGKPKKKTWLNRALDGFNRGFEKLTGKYVWLLRLIAHRRIVTFAFFALFALGIFFISNSLPTGFIPSEDQGMLYAIIQTPPGSTLERTNDLSNKLEEHILSVEGVKSVSSIAGYEVLTEGRGSNAGTCLINLKPWSERKHTVVEIIEELEEKAKDIPGATIEFFDPPAVPGFGAAGGFALQLLDKTNSGDYKELEKVTTDFMSELKKRKELTGLFTFFIANYPQYEIEIDNQLAMQKGVTIGNAMNTLSIYVGSTYELGFIKYQRFFKVFVQAAPEYRRLPTDVMNLFVKNDKEEMVPFSAFMKIKKTQGPNEINRYNMYNTAGIRGGPANGFSSGEAIKAVQEVAAQTLPHGYDIDWAALSYDETRRGNEAIYIFIIVLVFVYFVLAAQYESFIIPLAVVFSLPAGVFGSFLLIKGLGLANDIYAQVGLVMLVGLLGKNAVLIVEFAVQKHRQGASVLEAAIEGAKVRFRPILMTSFAFIAGLIPLVIAHGAGAIGNRTIGSSALGGMLFGTIFGVIIVPGLYFIFGSLASGRKLIKDEEDDSLTENLTHSLDHFPQPDSEGNDNK, from the coding sequence ATGTTTAATAAATTTATTCATAGGCCCGTACTAGCTATAGTAATATCACTTGTTATTATATTCCTAGGTACGCTGGCCATTGAAACGCTGCCTACATCACAATTTCCCGAAGTTGCACCCCCCGTAGTAATGGTGAGTGCATCCTACCCCGGTGCCAGTGCAAAATCGCTTACTGAATCAGTTATTATTCCCCTTGAGCAAGCCATCAACGGTGCTTGGGGTATGCGCTACATGGCCTCCGATGCCACCAGCGCGGGTGAAGCCAACATACAGGTGATTTTCAATCCCGGTACTGATATCAACCAAGCACTCGTGCAGGTATCCAACCGTGTGGAGCAGGTGAGAAACCGCCTCCCCGATTTAGTGCAGCGCGAAGGCGTGGTGATTACTCCTGTAATTCCCAGTATGCTTATGTATGTAAACCTTTACAGCAAGGATACCAGTGCCAACATGAAATTCCTGTTCAACTATGCAGGGGTAAACATGGTACCTGAACTGCAAAGGATAAACGGTATAGGCCAAGTAAGAATATTGGGTAGCCGCCAGTACGCAATGCGTGTATGGCTGAATCCCGACCGTATGCGTGCTTACAACATCTCTCCCGATGAGGTAATGGAAGCACTGGCCGACCAAAGTATTATCGGTAAGCCCGGTAGGATTGGCCGTGGCGACGGTAGCAGAGCCGAAGCCCTTGAGTATGTATTGGCTTACTCTGACCGTTTTAACGACCCTAAACAATATGAAAACGTTATTGTAAAAGCCAACCCCGAAGGTGAGATTTTAAGGCTAAAAGATATTGCCACGGTTAACTTAGGTAGTGAGTACTACGATATTTACTCCAACATGAACGGCCACCCCTCGGCTGCGATTGTATTAAAGCAAACATACGGTAGTAACGCCAGCGAGGTAATTAAAGAAGTAAAAGCCAAGTTAGAAGAGTTAAAAGGCTCATTTCCTCCGGGTATGGAATACGAGGTGAGTTACGACGTTTCTAACTTCTTGGATGCCTCTATTGAAAACGTAATCCATACCCTGCGCGATGCTTTTATCCTTGTGGCGTTGGTAGTATTTATTTTCTTGGGTGATTGGCGTTCTACCCTTATCCCAACCTTAGCCGTTCCTATATCACTGGTAGGAGCTTTCTTCTTTGTGCAGTTGTTTGGGCTAACCATTAACATGATTACCCTGTTTGCGCTTGTACTGGCCATTGGTATAGTGGTGGATGATGCTATTGTGGTGGTAGAGGCCGTCCATGCCAAAATGGAAGAAGAACCTCACCTCTCCCCTTACAATGCAGTAAAAAAAGTGCTCGGTGAAATTAGCGGTGCTGTTATCGCCATTACACTGCTAATGGTATCTGTGTTTGTTCCTGTATCCTTTATGACAGGCCCCGTGGGAACCTTTTACCGGCAATTTTCAATCACCATGGCCTCTTCTATCGTGCTCTCTGGTATTGTGGCCCTTACGGTAACCCCCGTGCTGTGTGCAATGATTTTGAGGAATACCCACGGAAAACCTAAAAAGAAAACTTGGCTTAACCGCGCACTTGACGGGTTTAACCGCGGCTTTGAAAAACTTACAGGCAAATACGTTTGGTTGCTGCGTTTAATTGCACACCGACGCATAGTTACCTTCGCGTTTTTTGCGCTGTTTGCATTAGGTATCTTCTTTATATCAAACAGCTTACCTACAGGGTTTATCCCAAGCGAAGACCAAGGGATGCTGTATGCCATTATACAAACCCCTCCGGGCTCAACCCTTGAACGAACCAACGACTTATCGAACAAGTTAGAAGAACACATCTTATCGGTTGAGGGAGTAAAATCGGTTTCGTCCATTGCAGGGTATGAAGTACTTACCGAAGGACGGGGCTCAAACGCGGGTACTTGTCTTATCAACCTAAAACCTTGGTCGGAGCGAAAACACACAGTGGTTGAAATTATTGAAGAACTGGAGGAAAAAGCCAAAGACATTCCCGGTGCGACCATTGAATTTTTTGACCCTCCGGCTGTACCCGGCTTTGGTGCTGCGGGCGGATTTGCTTTACAGTTGTTGGACAAAACCAACTCAGGCGACTACAAAGAGTTGGAAAAGGTTACCACTGATTTTATGAGCGAGTTGAAAAAACGTAAAGAGCTTACAGGCTTATTTACCTTTTTTATCGCCAATTATCCGCAATACGAAATTGAAATTGATAACCAACTGGCCATGCAAAAGGGTGTAACCATTGGCAATGCCATGAATACGCTCTCTATTTACGTGGGAAGTACCTACGAGTTGGGTTTCATCAAATACCAACGTTTCTTTAAAGTGTTTGTGCAGGCCGCTCCCGAATACCGTAGGCTGCCAACGGATGTAATGAACCTGTTTGTGAAGAACGATAAAGAAGAGATGGTGCCCTTTTCAGCCTTTATGAAAATAAAGAAAACACAAGGGCCTAACGAGATTAACCGATACAACATGTACAATACCGCCGGTATTAGAGGGGGGCCTGCCAATGGATTTAGTAGCGGTGAAGCCATAAAAGCCGTACAAGAAGTTGCCGCCCAAACCCTACCCCACGGATATGATATTGACTGGGCAGCATTGTCGTACGATGAAACAAGACGCGGAAACGAAGCCATTTACATTTTCATTATCGTGTTGGTGTTTGTGTACTTTGTACTGGCCGCACAATACGAGAGCTTTATTATCCCATTGGCCGTTGTTTTCTCATTACCTGCGGGTGTTTTCGGTTCATTCTTACTGATTAAAGGTTTAGGACTGGCCAATGACATTTACGCTCAAGTAGGGCTGGTAATGCTGGTTGGTTTGTTGGGTAAAAACGCGGTGCTTATTGTTGAGTTTGCCGTACAAAAACACCGGCAAGGAGCCTCCGTGCTCGAAGCTGCCATTGAAGGTGCTAAAGTACGTTTCCGTCCTATCCTTATGACCTCGTTTGCGTTTATCGCCGGCCTTATTCCGCTGGTGATTGCTCACGGTGCAGGTGCTATTGGTAACCGTACCATAGGGTCGTCAGCACTGGGTGGTATGCTTTTCGGTACCATCTTCGGGGTAATTATCGTGCCCGGTTTGTATTTCATTTTCGGCTCTCTTGCCTCAGGACGCAAACTGATAAAAGACGAGGAAGACGATTCGCTCACCGAAAACCTAACCCATTCATTAGACCATTTTCCGCAACCCGATAGTGAAGGCAATGACAATAAATAA